The Geotalea uraniireducens Rf4 genome window below encodes:
- a CDS encoding helix-turn-helix domain-containing protein → MVNALDLLETLAEETHNLTVSYLAHKLGLSRNKVTRLLAILEKRELVVCDAISGGYSLGLSAVGLAQSFLRNVTGKGGGD, encoded by the coding sequence GTAAATGCACTTGATCTGCTTGAAACCCTGGCGGAAGAGACGCACAACCTCACCGTTTCGTACCTTGCTCATAAGCTGGGTTTGAGCCGGAACAAGGTGACCAGGTTGTTGGCCATTCTGGAGAAGCGCGAACTGGTGGTATGCGACGCCATCAGCGGGGGGTACAGTCTGGGGCTTTCGGCAGTGGGGCTTGCCCAGAGTTTTCTGAGGAATGTAACTGGAAAAGGGGGGGGTGACTGA
- a CDS encoding DUF485 domain-containing protein, with amino-acid sequence MAERKYDWGEIARNSKYLQLKSKKRTFLFGWWIASSIYYFSLPLLSGYVPDLFKIKIIGVINFGYLFILSQFVMSFFVAIYYTKVANSEFDRLTDELVSEIQ; translated from the coding sequence ATGGCAGAACGAAAGTACGACTGGGGTGAGATAGCACGAAATTCCAAGTATCTGCAATTAAAGAGCAAGAAAAGGACATTTCTCTTCGGCTGGTGGATCGCATCTTCGATTTATTACTTCTCGTTGCCGCTCCTCTCCGGCTATGTTCCCGATTTGTTCAAAATCAAAATAATCGGCGTCATCAACTTCGGTTACCTGTTCATCCTGTCCCAATTCGTCATGTCGTTCTTTGTGGCGATCTACTATACAAAGGTCGCCAACAGCGAATTCGACCGTTTGACCGATGAACTCGTCAGTGAAATTCAATAA
- a CDS encoding solute symporter family protein: protein MFTKALSATMLMLFLTMPGLAAEPPKQAPQSATTAAAPVQSQAVPAAQAAPAAKAAVPAAPALQEKVRPNRSITITMFMAIIGITLCVVIWAAKQTKSAADFYTAGGGITGLQNGWAIAGDYMSAASFLGMSGLISLYGIDGFMYAVGPMFSFIAILLVVAEPCRNAGKYTLGDILSFRASAKPVRAVAALSTVTVSLFYLIAQMVGAGKLMQVLLDIPYRFSVIGVGVLMVGYVVFGGMKATTWVQIIKAGLLMSGTVLLALLVMFKAGLNPFGFFSDIVNNQLIQDHVRMNVLKDALPKPGVDYGQRFLEPGLFLKNPLDQISLGIAWALGAAGLPHILMRFFTVPNAKEARKSIVIALFINGTFFFLINLIGFGAALYLTPQLISSVDKGGNMATLLLAQKLGGGAGSIGGDMFLAFICAVAFATILAVVSGLVLAASAAIAHDVYVNIIKDGKADQHLQVKVARITSLCVGIAAIIMGLMAEKENVVALVALAFAVAASGNFPAVILSLFWRRFNTAGIISALLVGTITALGLVVVSPVMTYPQKIADDAGKIIVTLEKKQAEGAVLADKELTALDKSRKDFAKNNGGTSMVGLKAPLFPLKNPGIVSVPLGFLAAIFGCLLFRDRRAEEMFDEIEVRQITGIGIAKATDH, encoded by the coding sequence ATGTTTACCAAAGCACTGTCAGCAACGATGCTCATGCTTTTTTTGACCATGCCGGGACTCGCCGCCGAACCGCCGAAGCAGGCGCCCCAATCGGCAACGACTGCCGCAGCGCCGGTGCAGAGTCAGGCAGTACCTGCAGCGCAAGCGGCTCCCGCAGCAAAAGCGGCCGTTCCCGCAGCACCGGCTCTCCAGGAAAAGGTCCGGCCCAACCGGTCCATCACCATTACCATGTTCATGGCGATCATCGGCATCACGCTCTGCGTCGTAATCTGGGCAGCCAAGCAGACCAAGTCGGCTGCCGACTTCTACACCGCAGGCGGAGGGATTACCGGGCTTCAGAACGGCTGGGCCATTGCCGGCGACTACATGTCGGCCGCCTCGTTCCTCGGCATGTCCGGCCTGATCTCGCTCTACGGCATCGACGGTTTCATGTACGCGGTCGGCCCCATGTTCTCGTTCATCGCCATCCTGCTGGTGGTGGCGGAACCGTGCCGCAACGCAGGCAAATACACCCTGGGCGACATCCTCTCCTTCCGCGCCTCGGCAAAGCCGGTGCGGGCCGTGGCAGCGCTTTCCACGGTCACGGTGTCGCTCTTCTACCTGATCGCCCAGATGGTCGGGGCCGGCAAGCTGATGCAGGTGCTGCTGGACATTCCCTACCGTTTCTCGGTCATCGGTGTCGGCGTCCTGATGGTGGGCTATGTTGTCTTCGGCGGCATGAAGGCCACCACCTGGGTACAGATCATCAAGGCCGGTCTGCTCATGTCGGGCACCGTCCTTCTTGCCCTCCTGGTCATGTTCAAGGCGGGCCTCAACCCGTTCGGATTTTTCTCGGATATCGTCAATAACCAGCTCATCCAGGACCACGTGAGGATGAACGTCCTCAAGGATGCGCTGCCGAAGCCGGGCGTCGACTACGGGCAGCGCTTTCTGGAGCCGGGGCTGTTCCTGAAGAATCCACTTGACCAGATCTCCCTCGGCATTGCCTGGGCGTTGGGCGCAGCCGGCCTGCCCCATATCCTGATGCGCTTTTTCACCGTTCCCAATGCAAAAGAGGCACGGAAATCCATCGTCATCGCCCTTTTTATCAACGGCACATTTTTCTTCCTCATCAATCTCATAGGTTTCGGCGCTGCGCTCTACCTGACCCCGCAACTGATCAGCTCCGTTGACAAGGGCGGCAACATGGCGACGTTGCTGCTGGCCCAGAAACTGGGGGGCGGCGCAGGCTCCATTGGTGGCGACATGTTCCTGGCATTCATCTGCGCCGTGGCCTTCGCCACCATCCTGGCGGTTGTTTCCGGCCTGGTTCTGGCCGCTTCCGCCGCCATTGCCCACGATGTGTACGTGAACATCATCAAGGACGGAAAGGCCGATCAGCACCTGCAGGTCAAGGTGGCCCGCATTACCTCTCTCTGTGTCGGGATAGCCGCTATCATCATGGGGCTTATGGCCGAGAAGGAGAACGTTGTCGCCCTGGTAGCCCTGGCCTTTGCCGTGGCGGCATCGGGAAATTTCCCGGCGGTCATCCTCTCGCTCTTCTGGCGCCGCTTCAATACGGCCGGCATCATTTCCGCCCTGCTGGTGGGGACCATTACGGCCCTGGGTCTCGTGGTGGTGTCGCCGGTCATGACCTATCCGCAGAAGATCGCTGACGATGCCGGAAAGATCATTGTGACCCTGGAGAAAAAACAGGCCGAGGGGGCCGTTCTGGCCGACAAGGAGCTGACGGCCCTGGACAAGTCGCGCAAGGACTTCGCGAAGAACAACGGTGGGACCTCCATGGTCGGGCTGAAGGCGCCTCTCTTTCCGCTCAAGAATCCGGGCATCGTCTCCGTGCCCCTCGGTTTCCTCGCCGCCATCTTCGGTTGCCTCCTCTTCCGCGACCGGCGGGCCGAAGAAATGTTCGACGAGATCGAGGTGCGGCAGATTACGGGCATCGGCATAGCCAAGGCGACCGATCATTAA
- a CDS encoding DUF6125 family protein, which produces MGDAELHGYAIATEMAGDEGVQLLSGLGKGELIKIIIDDAKNWLAHDGLWFQAVESVHGMDEAIAADRAAWEKFTVIEAKRIMERLGMKPGGGIPALVECLKHRLYARLNLQDVMEQSDSRVVFRMVDCRVQSARRRKGLADFPCKTVGIVEYAEFARTIDPRIRTRCIACPPDAHPDQYWCAWEFTL; this is translated from the coding sequence ATGGGTGATGCAGAATTGCATGGATATGCGATAGCGACGGAGATGGCGGGGGATGAGGGGGTCCAGCTGCTCTCCGGCCTGGGCAAGGGAGAGTTGATAAAGATCATCATTGATGACGCGAAAAACTGGCTGGCCCACGACGGGCTCTGGTTCCAGGCAGTGGAGAGCGTCCACGGCATGGACGAGGCCATTGCCGCCGACCGGGCCGCCTGGGAGAAGTTCACCGTCATCGAGGCAAAGCGGATCATGGAACGCCTCGGCATGAAGCCCGGCGGCGGCATCCCTGCCCTGGTGGAATGCCTCAAGCACCGCCTCTATGCGCGGCTGAACCTCCAGGACGTCATGGAACAGAGCGACAGCCGGGTGGTGTTCCGCATGGTGGATTGCCGTGTCCAGTCGGCTCGCAGGCGCAAGGGGCTCGCCGACTTCCCGTGCAAGACGGTGGGAATCGTCGAGTACGCGGAGTTCGCCAGGACCATCGACCCGCGCATCAGGACCCGGTGTATCGCCTGTCCGCCGGATGCGCATCCGGATCAATACTGGTGCGCCTGGGAATTTACTCTTTGA
- the icmF gene encoding fused isobutyryl-CoA mutase/GTPase IcmF, whose amino-acid sequence MHTTAAAPYTSKNKIRFVTATSLFDGHDAATNIIRRMLQSSGAEVIHLGHNRSVDVIVTAAIQEDAQGIAVSCYQGGHVPFFKYICDLLKERGAGHIRVFGGGGGVIVPEEIREIEGYGVSKIFSPEDGRRMGLQGMVNHMLELCDFQPERDLDTEIERLKGRDIRSVNTLISLAEQAVHEHTEGYGKVRERVRAMGSKVPVLGITGTGGAGKSSLTDELVRRLIRDFPEKSVAILAVDPSRQRTGGALLGDRIRMNSINTDRVYMRSLATRDSRSELSAAIEDAIAVVRAAGFDLVIVETSGIGQGDAGVVEICDVSLYVMTCEFGAPTQLEKIDMLDFADIVALNKFERKGSEDAMRNVRKQYRRNRNLFDLADEELPVFGTIASQFNDPGTNVLYRAVLDRFNEKKGLGWQSQLAITERESLKKYIIPSDRIHYLGEIVQSVRGYRKTAAEQAQIARTLFQLKGTRALLADSDATAAGVDQLIGYYEAKLRDEPRRIIESWPGMKQSYRQDALVTSVRDKEIRTELYTTSLSGTKIPRVCVPDYEDWGEIVKWSMKENVPGSFPFTAGVFPFKRVEEDPKRQFAGEGTPERTNRRFHYLCRDDGAKRLSTAFDSVTLYGEDPDFPPDVYGKVGESGVSICTVEDVKKLYAGFDLCAPSTSVSITINGPAPMMLAMFFNAAIDQQVDRFRGEKGREPAAAEYELIRACTLQTVRGTVQADILKEDQGQNTCIFSTEFALKMMGDIQQYFIDKQVRNYYSVSISGYHIAEAGANPISQLAFTLSNGFTYVEYYLSRGMHIDDFAPNLSYFFSNGLDPEYTVIGRVARRIWAVTMREKYGANERSQKLKYHIQTSGRSLHAQEMDFNDIRTTLQALMALYDNCNSLHTNAYDEAVTTPCEESVRRAMAVQMIITKELGLNRNENPLQGAFIIDELTDLVEEAVLAEFERIDQRGGVLGAMETQYQRSKIQDESMLYEHKKHSGELPIIGVNTFLNPRADEDGYQVPGELARATIEEKEQQIRNLRAFQERNRVKAPLALKRLQEVAVSGGNIFAELMETVKYASLGQITRALFEVGGEYRRNM is encoded by the coding sequence ATGCACACAACCGCCGCAGCACCCTATACATCCAAAAACAAGATCCGTTTCGTGACCGCAACCAGCCTGTTCGACGGTCACGACGCAGCTACCAATATTATCCGTCGCATGCTCCAGTCCTCGGGGGCCGAGGTGATCCACCTGGGGCACAATCGCTCCGTGGATGTGATCGTCACCGCCGCCATTCAGGAGGACGCCCAGGGGATAGCGGTCAGTTGCTACCAGGGTGGCCACGTGCCGTTCTTCAAATACATCTGCGACCTGCTCAAAGAGCGGGGCGCCGGGCATATCCGGGTCTTCGGCGGTGGCGGCGGGGTGATCGTCCCCGAAGAGATCCGGGAGATCGAAGGCTACGGGGTGAGCAAGATATTCTCACCCGAAGACGGCCGGCGCATGGGGCTGCAGGGGATGGTCAACCACATGCTGGAGCTATGCGATTTCCAGCCGGAACGGGACCTGGATACGGAAATCGAACGGCTTAAAGGACGGGACATCCGCTCGGTCAATACCCTCATCTCCCTGGCCGAACAGGCGGTCCACGAGCATACGGAAGGGTATGGAAAGGTCAGGGAGCGGGTTCGCGCCATGGGGAGCAAGGTGCCGGTACTGGGCATTACCGGCACCGGCGGGGCGGGGAAGAGCTCCCTTACCGATGAGCTGGTGCGCCGATTGATACGGGATTTCCCGGAGAAGAGCGTGGCGATCCTGGCGGTAGACCCTTCCCGGCAGCGGACCGGCGGCGCGCTCCTGGGCGACCGGATCAGGATGAACTCCATCAATACCGACCGGGTCTACATGCGCTCGCTGGCCACCCGCGACTCCCGTTCCGAGCTGTCCGCCGCCATTGAAGACGCCATTGCCGTGGTGCGGGCGGCAGGCTTCGACCTGGTGATCGTCGAGACCTCCGGCATCGGCCAGGGGGATGCCGGGGTGGTGGAGATCTGTGACGTATCCCTCTACGTCATGACCTGCGAATTCGGCGCGCCGACCCAGCTGGAAAAGATCGACATGCTCGACTTCGCCGACATCGTCGCCCTCAACAAGTTCGAGCGGAAGGGTTCGGAGGATGCCATGCGCAACGTGCGCAAGCAGTACCGGCGCAACCGCAACCTGTTCGACCTCGCCGACGAGGAGCTGCCGGTGTTCGGCACTATCGCTTCCCAGTTCAACGACCCCGGCACCAATGTCCTTTACCGGGCGGTGCTCGACCGGTTCAACGAGAAGAAGGGGCTCGGCTGGCAGTCGCAGCTTGCCATTACCGAGCGGGAGAGCCTGAAGAAGTACATCATCCCATCCGACCGGATTCATTACCTGGGGGAGATCGTCCAGTCGGTGCGCGGCTACCGGAAAACCGCGGCGGAGCAGGCGCAGATCGCCCGCACCCTCTTCCAGCTCAAGGGGACCCGTGCCCTCCTTGCCGACAGTGACGCGACCGCGGCGGGGGTTGACCAACTGATAGGATATTACGAGGCCAAGCTCCGGGATGAGCCGCGCCGGATCATCGAGAGCTGGCCGGGAATGAAGCAATCGTACCGTCAGGACGCCCTCGTGACAAGTGTGAGGGACAAGGAAATCCGCACCGAACTCTACACCACCTCCCTCTCCGGGACCAAAATCCCCCGGGTCTGCGTCCCCGATTACGAGGACTGGGGGGAGATCGTCAAGTGGAGCATGAAGGAGAACGTGCCGGGCTCGTTCCCCTTTACCGCCGGGGTCTTCCCCTTCAAGCGGGTCGAGGAGGACCCTAAACGACAGTTCGCCGGCGAGGGGACCCCGGAGCGGACCAACCGGCGCTTTCACTACCTTTGCCGGGACGACGGCGCCAAGCGCCTTTCCACGGCCTTCGACAGCGTTACCCTCTACGGCGAGGACCCGGATTTTCCTCCCGACGTCTATGGCAAGGTGGGGGAGAGCGGCGTCTCCATCTGCACCGTGGAGGACGTGAAGAAGCTCTATGCCGGCTTCGACCTCTGCGCCCCCTCCACCAGCGTCTCCATCACCATCAATGGCCCGGCGCCGATGATGCTCGCCATGTTCTTCAATGCGGCCATCGACCAGCAGGTGGACCGGTTCCGCGGGGAAAAGGGGCGTGAGCCCGCCGCCGCCGAGTACGAGCTGATCCGGGCTTGTACCCTGCAGACCGTGCGCGGCACTGTCCAGGCCGACATCCTCAAAGAAGACCAGGGGCAGAACACCTGCATCTTCTCCACCGAGTTCGCCCTGAAGATGATGGGTGACATCCAGCAGTACTTCATCGACAAGCAGGTGCGGAATTATTACTCCGTCTCCATCAGCGGCTACCACATCGCCGAGGCCGGGGCGAACCCCATCAGCCAGCTCGCCTTCACCCTTTCCAACGGCTTCACCTATGTGGAGTATTACCTTTCCCGGGGGATGCACATCGACGACTTCGCCCCGAACCTCTCCTACTTCTTCTCGAACGGCCTCGACCCGGAGTACACGGTGATAGGCCGTGTGGCGCGGCGCATCTGGGCGGTAACCATGCGGGAGAAATACGGCGCCAACGAGCGGAGCCAGAAGCTCAAGTACCACATCCAGACCTCCGGCCGCTCGCTCCATGCCCAGGAAATGGACTTCAACGACATCCGCACCACCCTACAGGCGCTGATGGCCCTCTACGACAACTGCAACTCGCTGCACACCAACGCCTACGACGAGGCGGTCACGACACCCTGCGAGGAGTCGGTGCGCCGCGCCATGGCGGTGCAGATGATCATCACCAAGGAGTTGGGGCTGAACAGGAACGAGAACCCGCTCCAGGGGGCGTTCATTATCGACGAACTGACCGACCTGGTGGAGGAGGCTGTGCTGGCCGAGTTCGAAAGGATCGACCAGCGGGGCGGGGTGCTCGGCGCCATGGAGACCCAGTACCAGCGGAGCAAGATCCAGGACGAGTCCATGCTTTACGAGCACAAGAAGCACTCGGGCGAGCTCCCCATCATCGGCGTCAACACCTTCCTGAACCCCCGCGCCGATGAGGACGGATACCAGGTGCCGGGCGAACTGGCCCGGGCTACCATTGAAGAAAAGGAGCAGCAGATTCGAAACCTGCGCGCCTTCCAGGAGCGGAACAGGGTAAAGGCCCCGCTGGCCCTGAAGCGCCTCCAAGAGGTGGCTGTCAGTGGCGGCAATATCTTTGCCGAGTTGATGGAGACGGTGAAGTACGCCTCTCTCGGCCAGATCACCAGGGCGTTGTTTGAGGTGGGGGGCGAATATCGAAGAAACATGTGA
- a CDS encoding acyl-CoA thioesterase, which translates to MTRPKETSYYQTLPLSTDLALRRRYMVVDEPIPGNLRFGLLLEILDLVAEKTALNYVNRFYPDARVVTAAIDNIFVRHAADVTRDIVFHARINHVGRSSLEIGIRVEQPGDPTNHIASCYFTMVARSGMGEGAVSVTLPPLEYLDETEQARAKKALSGRDEYRQQQALLTEPPSREEYEMLAALHKAQEEPGFSGLLAGRLVADAWERMYPEQENVPQKIFGGYLIRRAYELSAICSELVAPDRSIVAAVNRINFFHPVRMGDKLHFTSRVVYTSGSFVCVEASIERLSLDRTSKALSNSCLFTFVNVDRELVHQPVPAIYPATYVEDASYLAAHRSYQSIVRHHAII; encoded by the coding sequence ATGACCCGCCCCAAAGAAACCTCATACTACCAAACCCTTCCCCTCAGTACCGACCTTGCCCTGCGCCGTCGCTACATGGTGGTGGACGAGCCGATTCCGGGAAACCTCCGCTTCGGCCTTTTGCTGGAGATCCTGGACCTGGTCGCCGAGAAGACCGCCTTGAATTATGTGAATCGTTTCTACCCGGATGCGCGGGTAGTGACGGCGGCCATCGACAACATCTTCGTCCGCCATGCCGCTGACGTGACCAGAGACATCGTCTTCCACGCCCGCATCAATCACGTCGGGCGGTCATCGCTTGAGATCGGCATCCGCGTCGAACAGCCGGGCGATCCCACCAACCACATCGCCTCCTGCTACTTCACCATGGTGGCCCGCTCCGGCATGGGGGAGGGGGCGGTGAGCGTGACGCTCCCCCCGCTGGAATACCTGGACGAAACGGAACAGGCGCGGGCGAAGAAGGCGTTGTCGGGACGGGATGAGTACCGCCAGCAGCAGGCGCTCCTGACGGAGCCCCCGTCGCGGGAGGAGTACGAGATGCTCGCCGCCCTGCACAAGGCCCAGGAGGAGCCGGGGTTCTCCGGCCTTCTGGCCGGGCGCCTGGTGGCCGATGCCTGGGAGCGGATGTACCCGGAGCAGGAGAACGTGCCGCAGAAGATCTTCGGCGGCTACCTGATCCGGCGCGCCTACGAGCTTTCCGCCATCTGTTCGGAGCTGGTGGCGCCGGACCGCTCCATCGTCGCCGCGGTGAACCGGATCAACTTCTTCCACCCGGTCCGGATGGGTGACAAGCTCCACTTCACCTCACGGGTGGTTTACACCAGTGGCAGCTTCGTCTGCGTTGAAGCGAGCATCGAGCGGCTCAGCCTCGACCGGACCAGCAAGGCGCTCTCCAATTCGTGCTTGTTCACCTTCGTCAACGTGGACCGGGAACTGGTGCACCAGCCGGTGCCTGCCATCTATCCTGCCACCTATGTCGAAGATGCCAGCTACCTGGCGGCCCACCGGAGCTACCAGTCGATCGTCCGGCATCATGCGATCATATAG
- a CDS encoding nitroreductase family protein, giving the protein MDIFQAINDRRSIRKYKDIPVEWEKIGQVLDAARLAPSWKNMQCWRFLVLTASDKKDAMLSAFPDDNPGKKAIAQAPVVIVVCADPAESGIENGVEYYIADTAIAFEHICLAAHGLGLGTCWMGWYDEAAIKGELGIPDGIRVVGVTPLGYPDQEPKQRPRKELAEIAYYNDWGKTEC; this is encoded by the coding sequence ATGGATATTTTCCAAGCGATCAACGATAGAAGGAGCATCAGGAAATACAAAGATATCCCGGTAGAGTGGGAGAAGATCGGCCAGGTGCTCGACGCGGCCCGGCTCGCCCCTTCCTGGAAGAACATGCAGTGCTGGCGTTTCCTGGTCCTGACTGCTTCCGATAAGAAAGACGCTATGCTCTCCGCCTTCCCCGACGATAATCCGGGGAAAAAGGCCATTGCCCAGGCGCCGGTGGTGATCGTGGTCTGTGCTGACCCGGCCGAATCGGGGATAGAGAACGGCGTCGAGTACTACATCGCCGATACGGCCATCGCCTTCGAGCATATCTGCCTGGCGGCCCATGGATTGGGGCTCGGCACCTGCTGGATGGGGTGGTACGACGAAGCGGCCATCAAGGGGGAACTTGGCATTCCCGACGGAATCCGGGTGGTGGGGGTGACGCCGCTCGGCTACCCCGACCAGGAGCCGAAGCAGCGGCCGCGCAAGGAACTCGCTGAAATTGCCTATTACAATGATTGGGGGAAGACCGAATGTTGA
- a CDS encoding M24 family metallopeptidase, which translates to MLTKMESEQRIIRLQKELKEKGLDGALFIYPIDVYYFAGTRQNSTIWIPADGNPRLFARKSYARALTESLIEDTRPFPGSKEFPALFGAEVRKIGFTFDVAPVQQYNYYSKLLPGREFADISAINRDIRSVKSEWELERMRHSGDHLCEVFRQVPEFLKAGMREIDLAAEFEYRLRKAGGEGYVRMRAFNQELFQGLAVSGATSGNPGFFDGAVTGRGLSTASPHGASTEAITANTPVLIDYTGVFNGYIVDMTRIFAIGKLAPELEHAFATSLAIQQHLVENLKPGVICEELFFKAAEMAEQAGLGQNFMGAPGENAKFVGHGVGLELDEYPVLAQGFKVPLQAGQTIAIEPKFVLPGMGVVGIENTFAVSSHGGVKITDLADEIVYL; encoded by the coding sequence ATGTTGACTAAAATGGAATCGGAACAGCGGATCATCAGGCTGCAGAAGGAACTGAAGGAGAAGGGGCTCGACGGGGCGCTCTTCATCTATCCCATCGACGTCTATTATTTCGCCGGCACCCGCCAGAACTCCACCATCTGGATACCGGCGGACGGCAATCCGCGCCTTTTTGCCCGGAAGAGCTACGCACGCGCCCTGACTGAGAGCCTCATCGAGGATACCCGACCGTTTCCGGGAAGCAAGGAGTTTCCTGCCCTGTTCGGCGCGGAGGTGCGAAAGATCGGCTTCACTTTCGACGTGGCGCCGGTGCAGCAGTACAACTACTACTCCAAGCTCCTGCCGGGGCGTGAGTTTGCCGACATCTCCGCCATCAACCGGGATATCCGATCGGTCAAGTCGGAGTGGGAGCTGGAGCGGATGCGCCACAGCGGTGACCATCTCTGCGAGGTGTTCCGCCAGGTGCCGGAGTTTCTCAAGGCGGGAATGCGGGAAATCGACCTGGCCGCCGAGTTCGAATACCGGCTGCGAAAGGCGGGGGGCGAGGGATACGTGCGGATGCGCGCCTTCAACCAGGAGCTGTTCCAGGGACTGGCGGTCAGCGGCGCCACCTCCGGCAACCCCGGCTTCTTCGACGGTGCGGTAACCGGCCGGGGGCTCTCCACCGCCTCTCCCCACGGCGCCTCCACCGAAGCAATCACCGCCAACACTCCCGTTCTCATCGACTACACCGGTGTCTTCAACGGCTACATCGTCGACATGACCCGGATCTTCGCCATCGGCAAGCTTGCGCCGGAGCTGGAGCATGCCTTTGCCACCTCCCTTGCCATCCAGCAGCACCTGGTGGAAAACCTGAAGCCGGGTGTCATCTGCGAGGAACTGTTCTTCAAGGCCGCCGAAATGGCGGAACAGGCGGGGCTGGGGCAGAATTTCATGGGCGCGCCGGGGGAAAACGCCAAATTTGTCGGCCACGGTGTCGGGCTGGAGCTGGACGAGTATCCGGTCCTGGCCCAAGGCTTCAAGGTGCCGCTCCAGGCGGGGCAGACCATTGCCATTGAGCCCAAGTTCGTCCTCCCCGGCATGGGTGTGGTGGGGATCGAAAATACCTTTGCAGTGAGCAGCCACGGCGGGGTGAAGATCACCGATCTGGCGGATGAGATCGTTTATCTGTAG